The Bradyrhizobium diazoefficiens genome contains the following window.
ATGGCCAACTCGGCATCAACTGGGATGCATAACGGGAGAGCGCTTGCACTCTGCCGCGTCTGATCGGGTTACTTGTGCAGCGATCAATGCAATCACGATGATCACGGTAGCATCTCGTCGCATACTGTCGGCGGTTAAAGAGGCTTCAAAGTCGAGACGATCGATGGATCAGCCAACTAGAACTGCGCCAAAAGCGCTGCAGCCCTAAGGTCGGCATTACGAACATCATCCTTCAACGCATGTACGCGTTAGGTTCAGAAATAGCCGCCTCAATACTCGGCTTGTCGTGTTCGGTCGTGTCCACTCGAAGACGTTTATGTCCCTAATCGGACGCCGAGGCGCAAGTCTTCCGTCTTCGGCGCTCGCAGCATATGTTTTTAGGCTCTCTCCAAGCAAGGCGCGCTGCTTTTGGTGGCACACCAATTGCTACTACACAGTGATGGAGTTTGTTGGGTCGCGCAGCGCAAGCATGCAGCGGCGCGCCAATGTCGGCCGCGATTAAGAGGAAACCAGATGAAGCTCGATGTCCGTTTCGAACTTCGATGGCTCCCCGGGGGTGAGGGGGGCCAGACAGAAGATGTGCGCGAGCCCGCTGGACCGGCCCGAGTTCGCCCAGCGATTGCGCTTTCGTCACATCCCGGAGTTCGCGCATCGTTTTTGGAGGAATCCTTCAGCGCCCTGCTTGAAGCATTCTTGGGTGCCGCTTCGCGACAGACGAACAATGTTCGCCTCGGCTGCGAGTTCTGATTGTCGTCATCGAACGAACTCAGCCGGTATCGTGCCCTGGCTGCACGCAAACGCTCAAGGAGTCCAAAAAGTGCTCGCGCCAAGCTATTCCGAAGCCCTGGAGTTCGCGATCGACCGGTCGTACGACATCAACATTGACATGTTGAGGTCACGAAATCTGCACCTGGATACGTTTAACGACTATCTCGTCGGTACATATCCGCCTCTTAAGGCGATGGGGGACCTCAATCCCGAAAAGTTGTTGAATCGGATTGCGTCGTCAATCGATCTGTATTTCCACATTCCCTTTTGTCATCAAAATTGCACCTTCTGCCACTTCGGCAAGGAGATCAATCCGCCTCCCGGGCGCATCGAACGCTATTTAGCGGCTCTGGAGAAGGAGATGAGTTGGTCGGACAATGCGCTTGCCGGCAGAACCGTTGAGACGGCCTTCATTGGAGGCGGCACCCCTTCACTTTTGACGAACGATCAAATCAAAACGCTGTTTGGTATGATGAGGCAGCACTTTGATCTATCCAAGTCCGAAGTGAGTTTCGAATTGCATCCCTCTCTTGGGAAGCACGTGGATGCGGCAGATCGCGTATCGAGCTTACTGGCAGGCGGCGTAAATCGCTTGGTCCTCGGTGTTCAAACTCTAGATCCAAGTATCCTGCGCATCCTAAACCGCGGGCACGGTGTAGATGAGGTGATGCAGACCGTAAAATTGCTGAACGACATGGGCGTTGAGAATCTATCGCTTGATCTCATGTACGGGTTGCCGCAGCAAACGCTCAGAAGCTGGTACGACTCCCTCATCGGCCTTGTGGGCATGGGAATAGAGAAGTTCAACGTATTCCCATTGATGTTTAAATCAACGGACCCCATAGCCCGCCATTTGGCTAACGGTCGATATCAATTCGCCGGGGCTAAGGAGCGCATCATCATGCATTTCATGGCGGAGCACATCCTGACGAGCCTCGGCTATCGCCATGGGCCGATTTTCTATTGGACGAGGAGGTCGCAGCCGCACTCCGTTCAACAGGCCCGCAAATACGATTCCTGGAACGACAATAACCTGGTCCCGTTCGGGGTTAGCGGATTTGGTTATATGAGTGAGTGCCAGTTCTACAACGAGGTCGATCTGGATCGCTACTTGGACAGGGTTGAGGCCGGCGAGAAACCGGTGTGGAAGGGTGCCGTCCTGTCGCGAGACGATCTCATGCGCAGAACGGTGATCTTCGCCTTGCGCAGCAGCGGCGTGTTGCTCTCCCGCTTCAAGCAGGAATTTGGGGTAGCCCTTGAGGAATACTTTGCTCACGAGCTTAAAATCTTGAATGAAGCAGGACTCATCTGCATTTCAAATGATGGCCTGCTTTCGCTAACTGCTTCGGGCATTGTCAATTCAGGCGCAGTGTCGTTGCGGTTTTTCTCGGCCAGTGTGCTTGAGCAGGTCGCGTACAATGACAGCAGGATAAAGGACAAACGAACCGATCCTCTCGAAAAGCACGACTACTCGCCGGCTGCAAGATACGGGTCAAGCGCCGAGATGAAGGCTGTTTTTCAATGAAGTCGTAGGTATCCTCGGCTATGATCGATACTGGTTCGTTTGCAGCCCCAGAACCGCCGCTCCTGGTTTCGCGGGACATATTTTCTCATCTGACCGATACGATCGATCGCAAGCAGCGAAAACGCCCGCTTGGATTGTTCAGTGATTTTGTCGTCGATCAACTGCCCCACCGTATTGCGGACATCAAATGCAGTGAACGACCGAGCGAAGCGGTTAAGGCCCTTGGTCGTACCATAAACGCAATGACGGCGGAGATGGACTATGATGCGCTGCTGCTCAGTTTACCGCAGTCCGATTTCGAGGTCGCCAAGACAGACGTCCAGTATCTCGTCAATTCTGCTTATCAGCTGTCCGCGGTTGCCGGCCTCCATCCCTGGGACGCCGAACAGACGGTAGGCGTGGCATTGGGGCGTCTGGCGCGCTTGACTTGTGAACGACAGCCCAGCATCGGCGTCCTCTCCTATGAAGATATGATCCTTACGAATCCCATGCAAAGCGACCCTCGCGTATATTGCCTTGGCGCAGCCGGGGTCGAGGAGCGCGACTTTTGCTTGGGCCATCAATTGATCGAGACCGACTTGCAGTCGGCAATTGAGGCGCTGGTTGAGTTGCGTGATGTTGCCGATGCGGATGCAGCTCAATGTCTTTCGCGATGTCTCGATCGCCTTGAGTCAGCAAACTGTGTACTGACGCGTTTTGATCAACATATGTCGCCGGACCTGTTTGGCCAGTTTCGCGTGTTCTACGAAAAAAATCCTTACAAAAATACACTTGGCCCAAGCGGCCGTTTCTCAGCCCGCGTTGTGGCAGTCTCGGTGCTGCTGATCGGCGAAGAGCTATTCCACCAAAAGCGCCAATTTTATAAGGACGTATATCGGCTGTCCAAATATTACCCGCAGGAATACATTCGCGAGGTATTCCGTTGGCTGTCGCCAGACAAGGAGAGCCCCTGGCTCCAGCCAGGTTGGCTAGAAGGGAAAATGAACTTTCCTGCCTCGGCAACCATTTCGCCCGTGACGGAGCATGCTCACGATGAAATCGGAAAGTTGCGCGCGTCTTGCGTTTGTGCGTGGGACCGGTTTACGCGGATGCACCGTGGTGCGGCTTTAAAATACACGGTTGGGCCAGGCCGATCACTTGTCGGTATTGAGGCGTCGGAAACTGTCGAGGCTGTGCTTTCTCAGCGGTTGTTGACTCCAGCGCGTCCGTAAGCCGGACGTTGTATTGTCCTGGCAGAGGCAGAGGGTGCCGCAGTTAAGGGCTCCGTGCTATTCGGAAGGTGATTGCTCAATGTTCCAGGACGAAGTGGTCGTTCGTCGCTTCGATCCAACCGATACCGATGACGTGTGGCATCTGCATAGAACCGCATCGCAGGATGTTGGTGTGTGTGGCCCGGAAGGTGGGTGGGCGGATGATTTACGCAACATCGGGGAGGTCTACATTGCATCAGGCGGTGACTTCATAGTGGCGCATATTGGTTCCCGTCTCGTTGCCATGGGCGGGCTGAGACCTGTTGATGATGACGTCGCAGAGTTGAAGCGTATGCGGGTCGATCCCGCCCTCCAACGACGAGGACTTGGTAGAAGGATTCTTGGCGCATTGGAGGCGCGAGCCGTTGTGCTGCAATTCAAGTCGATCGTGCTCGACACGACAACGATCCAAGTCGGTGCTCAAAGACTTTATGAGAGCTCTGGCTATGTTCGACGCAAGCAGGGGATGCTACACGGATACGCGGTGATCTTTTACGACAAGCGGCTCACGGGCCATGATGATCCTTCTGGATGACCAAACAAGGGTTGGCAGGCTGCGCAATCCTCTAGCGCTGCAGATGGCTCTAAACGCAGATTCGCCCATCAAGGCACTCGAGTGAGTGGATGGACAACTGGAGTAGGTTCGGCTGCCTTGGCCATCTCGCAACCTTCCTGTTGCGGAGGTCGTGCGGAAAGGATCATGAATTGGACCCACTTCATGGAAAACCTGGTTGCGCGGGAAGCCCGAGCAGGAGCCGGCCCGCGCTCTGCAGCGTTCCCCCGCTGAAAAAGGCGTGCTGGGCTACCACAAAGCTGTCGCACATCGCCCGCGCCAGATTGTGCGTGGCGTAGACTAATCTGGCTCCGGCGAGACCGCAGGCGATCTTGGCGACTTCGGCGCTGCATCGTGCGGCATTCGTCGCAGCGAGCCGCATCAGCATCACCGTGGTCGGATTTGCCGGGCCATTGAGCGCTTCGTTCCACAGCTCTTCGGTGGCCTCATAGAAGAAGGAACGGGCGGAGCGCAGCATGGCCTCAGCTCTGGCGATCTCCAGCTGGATGTAGCCGCGCTCGGCCATAGCGGGTGCTCCAGTGATCGAGGGGCCGCTCCCCGCCATGGCGATGACATCGTCCAGCGCGGAGCGAGCAATACCGATGCCGACGATCGCAAGCACCTGCGCGGCGAACGCCACGGACGGATAGCGATAGATCGCTGCATCGAGCGACGCCGGGCCGCCGCGGATCAGGGTCCATTCCTCGGGCACGACGACATCCCTGACGACGAGTTCGTGGCTGCCGGTGCCCTGCAGTCCGATCACGTCCCAATTGGAGCGGATCGTCACTTTGTCGGCCGGCATCACGGCAACACGCGGAAGGGCCACCGTTGCGTCGCCTTCCGCCGTGATGCCGACCCCGATCAGGTCCGCGCCGGGCGAGCCGCTGCCGAACGGCCACACCCCGTTGACGACAAAGCCGTCGGTGCTGCGCTGGGCCGGCTGCAGCGGGAAAAGCCCGCCTGCGTAGACCACGTCGGGTCCGTCCGCATAGATCTTGCACAGCGTCTCAATGGGGAGCGCGGCGAGATAGCAAGCGGCGCTGCCGAAGCTTGCCACCCAACCTGCGGAGCCGTCCGCCGCGGAAATGCGCTCGATCATGCGGCAAAACTCCGCCGGCGCTCGCTCCTCGCCGCCGAAACACTTGGCGACCATTGCTCGATAGACGCCAAGCCGCTGAAAACCGTGGATGATGTCGTCTGGGATCTTCTGCGCGATGACGAACTCAGACCGGCGCGCCCGGATCTCGGCGAGTAGGCTCGACAGAGTTATCCCAGCTGACGTGCTTGTCGGCGCACGCTTATCCGGCTCTGTTTCCTGGCCGCTCATAACGGCACTCCGCCTGCTAGACGTTTCCGAGAAAACGTTCCGCGTTGTTGCCGAGCATAGAAATCTTGTGCCAAGCCGTTGCCGAGCCGATTTGTGCGCGTCACGCCTTTGTCGCCTCATGAAGACAACTAGGGAGCTAGACTCCTTTGGTGTCCTCGGATCCGACGGAATGACATGCCGCGCTCAATTTGACCGTGGGCAATATTAACCAGTCAACAATCCCGCCTAAATCGAATTTCGTCAGATCCCCACCTAGGCCAATGAATGCATTTCCGCTTCCTCGATTGGTGCTAGTTCATGAAGTCAGGATCGTTCCGCTCCAGCATCCGTCTGAACGCAGCCCATTCGATATCAGCCATCCCCTGCACTTCGATGCTGTCGTAAAGATTGGCGTATTGCTGGGCGGTGTGACGGGCGACTCCTTCGGTGACAGGCGCAATTTCGGCGCCCGTACCCTGGATCGCCAGCTGCGCGCGGCAGGACCGCTCGAGATTGTGCATCAATTTGAAGGCCTCGGCGACCGAGCGTCCGCAGGTCACCATGCCGTGGTTGCGCAACACCATCACGAACTTGTCGCCGAGATCGGCGACCAGACGAGCGCGCTCATCGAGATCGAGCGCGACTCCTTCGTAATCATGATAGGCGACACGTTCGGTGAACTGCAATGACCATTGATTGAGCGGCAGCAGACCCTCCTTCAGCGATGAGACTGCAACGCCCGCGATCGTGTGGGTGTGCAGCACGCAAATCGCATCTTTGCGCGCTGAGTGGATCGCGCTGTGAATGGTGAAG
Protein-coding sequences here:
- a CDS encoding coproporphyrinogen-III oxidase family protein, which translates into the protein MLAPSYSEALEFAIDRSYDINIDMLRSRNLHLDTFNDYLVGTYPPLKAMGDLNPEKLLNRIASSIDLYFHIPFCHQNCTFCHFGKEINPPPGRIERYLAALEKEMSWSDNALAGRTVETAFIGGGTPSLLTNDQIKTLFGMMRQHFDLSKSEVSFELHPSLGKHVDAADRVSSLLAGGVNRLVLGVQTLDPSILRILNRGHGVDEVMQTVKLLNDMGVENLSLDLMYGLPQQTLRSWYDSLIGLVGMGIEKFNVFPLMFKSTDPIARHLANGRYQFAGAKERIIMHFMAEHILTSLGYRHGPIFYWTRRSQPHSVQQARKYDSWNDNNLVPFGVSGFGYMSECQFYNEVDLDRYLDRVEAGEKPVWKGAVLSRDDLMRRTVIFALRSSGVLLSRFKQEFGVALEEYFAHELKILNEAGLICISNDGLLSLTASGIVNSGAVSLRFFSASVLEQVAYNDSRIKDKRTDPLEKHDYSPAARYGSSAEMKAVFQ
- a CDS encoding GNAT family N-acetyltransferase, translating into MFQDEVVVRRFDPTDTDDVWHLHRTASQDVGVCGPEGGWADDLRNIGEVYIASGGDFIVAHIGSRLVAMGGLRPVDDDVAELKRMRVDPALQRRGLGRRILGALEARAVVLQFKSIVLDTTTIQVGAQRLYESSGYVRRKQGMLHGYAVIFYDKRLTGHDDPSG
- a CDS encoding flavin-dependent monooxygenase → MSGQETEPDKRAPTSTSAGITLSSLLAEIRARRSEFVIAQKIPDDIIHGFQRLGVYRAMVAKCFGGEERAPAEFCRMIERISAADGSAGWVASFGSAACYLAALPIETLCKIYADGPDVVYAGGLFPLQPAQRSTDGFVVNGVWPFGSGSPGADLIGVGITAEGDATVALPRVAVMPADKVTIRSNWDVIGLQGTGSHELVVRDVVVPEEWTLIRGGPASLDAAIYRYPSVAFAAQVLAIVGIGIARSALDDVIAMAGSGPSITGAPAMAERGYIQLEIARAEAMLRSARSFFYEATEELWNEALNGPANPTTVMLMRLAATNAARCSAEVAKIACGLAGARLVYATHNLARAMCDSFVVAQHAFFSGGTLQSAGRLLLGLPAQPGFP
- a CDS encoding class II aldolase/adducin family protein, with the protein product MTRDAPLPPVRDVVQERRIDLAAAYRLVHRLGLDDGIYTHISVSLPDAHDRFLINPFGLRFEEVTASNLVTVDIDGNIADDPLRLGINPAGFTIHSAIHSARKDAICVLHTHTIAGVAVSSLKEGLLPLNQWSLQFTERVAYHDYEGVALDLDERARLVADLGDKFVMVLRNHGMVTCGRSVAEAFKLMHNLERSCRAQLAIQGTGAEIAPVTEGVARHTAQQYANLYDSIEVQGMADIEWAAFRRMLERNDPDFMN